Within the Opitutaceae bacterium TAV5 genome, the region CCAGGTGGCGCGGAAGACGTCGTGGTAGATGTAACGCCAGACGGGCTCCATCTTGTGGAGAAATTCGGCGAAGGTGATGCGGCCGTCGGCATCGCGGTCGGTGCGGGCGAGGTAGCGGTCGGTTTCCGATTCGGGCAGGCCCCACTCGAGGAGGAGCAGGTCGAGCTCGGTGGCGCCGAGGAGGCCGTCGCCGTCGATGTCGAGGTGACGGAAAACGAGCCCGGCCTTGTCGCGGTCGGTGACGGCGCGTTCGACGGCGATGGCGTGGAGCGCGTGGGAACGGATGGCGCCGATGCTCCAGAGATCGCGCCGGAAGCGCTCGAAATCGACCGGGCCGGAGGCGAGCAGGCGGTCGGCGCAGGCCGCGGCTGCGGCGGCGGACAGGCCCCAGGGCGCGAGCGCCTGTTGCAGCTCCTCGCCGTCGAGCTGGCCGTCATGGTCGCGATCGAGTCCGTCGAACCAGTTGCGGGCGGCATCCTCGCCGGCAGAGTCCGCAAGGGTGGCGGCTCTCCAGAGATGGGCGGAGTCGGGGGGCAGGGTGCTGTCGCGCGCTTTTTCGCGAACGAAGTCGTTGTATTCGGCCGGGGTGCGGATGAAGACGAGGCGGTAGAGCAGGATGTAGGCGCCGATGAAGGTGACCAGCAGGAGGAAGCCGAGCGAGCCGAAGAGGGCGGGGATCATGGTGGCGCCGGCCGCGAGGATCGCGATGGAGTACTTCATCGGGCTGAAGAGCCTCAGCATGTCGAAGATGTAATAATAAATGCGGCACCAGACGTAGATGTTGAAAACGAGAAAGGTATTCACCGCCCACATACGCGATTCCGGATGGGCGAGCAGCATGCCGGCGCAGAAACCGTGGGTGACGATGCACAGCAGGTACGAGGGCACCATGATGGCCTTGCTGCCGAACACGCCGGGAGTCTGGAAAAACGCCGACGGCACATGGAAAAACAGCGCCGCGCAGGCCGTGACGAGGGCGGCGGGGACATTGCCGGTAACGCAGGCAGTGAAGCCGGCGACGAGTTCGATGCTGCCGGAGAGGATGTGTATCCGCAGAATCCGGCGCCGCCACGGCACCATCAGGAATTTCGGATGGGCGGGGATGATGTAGTGGTAGGCGATGACGATGACGTTGGCCAGGGCGGAGATGAACACGAGCGCCCAGGTGCCGGGGCCGACGGGCGTTTCCGGGCTGCGGGCGAACACCCAGTAGATGGGGAAGGTGAGCAGCAGGAGCGGACCGAGCAGGGCGACGGATTTGCCGGGCGAGGCGAGCGCGGACGCGGCGGATGCAGCGGCCGGCCCGCTGGCGGCGGCCGAGGATGACAAGGGAGAGGCAACGGCAACGCTTCCTCCGGAGAGCGGGGAGGCGGCTGGCCGCGGCGGTGTGGTAGAAGAAGAGCCGGCGGGAATCACGGTGAATGCGGACGGACGCAAGCGTAGCAAGTTGCATTCCGTATGCAAATACCGTGCGAGTTTTGTGGCGCGTGATTGTATGAACGAAATCGGGTCAACCCGCTTGTTTCACTCCGGGAAGCACGGTCTTGTGGCCGCGAACGCAT harbors:
- a CDS encoding Crp/Fnr family transcriptional regulator encodes the protein MIPAGSSSTTPPRPAASPLSGGSVAVASPLSSSAAASGPAAASAASALASPGKSVALLGPLLLLTFPIYWVFARSPETPVGPGTWALVFISALANVIVIAYHYIIPAHPKFLMVPWRRRILRIHILSGSIELVAGFTACVTGNVPAALVTACAALFFHVPSAFFQTPGVFGSKAIMVPSYLLCIVTHGFCAGMLLAHPESRMWAVNTFLVFNIYVWCRIYYYIFDMLRLFSPMKYSIAILAAGATMIPALFGSLGFLLLVTFIGAYILLYRLVFIRTPAEYNDFVREKARDSTLPPDSAHLWRAATLADSAGEDAARNWFDGLDRDHDGQLDGEELQQALAPWGLSAAAAAACADRLLASGPVDFERFRRDLWSIGAIRSHALHAIAVERAVTDRDKAGLVFRHLDIDGDGLLGATELDLLLLEWGLPESETDRYLARTDRDADGRITFAEFLHKMEPVWRYIYHDVFRATWTRRPREMIGRGLSAVLDARKTDALRERVKRDLLRRVPFLAGAGDELIGDLAASLVSETFPAGATLVTEGSEGDKFYLVAAGLVRVSKAGEILADLGPGGCIGEGSLLTDEPRSATITAVHPSTLFALTRAAFSWLTENHPHIRAQLRALHENRRIDINTRALRRQLAGRVPFLRDLNNTALVADLADEMQPVFFKGGETILREGEPGNRFYMVATGAVRISRKGETFATLHAGGCFGEGALLSASARRAATAVADGNTRLFSLDREAFETILARHPAVRETLLALNRSRVSSTP